From a single Sebastes umbrosus isolate fSebUmb1 chromosome 17, fSebUmb1.pri, whole genome shotgun sequence genomic region:
- the supt4h1 gene encoding transcription elongation factor SPT4 — MALETVPKDLRHLRACLLCSLVKTIDQFEYDGCDNCESYLQMKGNREMVYECTSSSFDGVIAMMSPEDSWVAKWQRIGNFKPGVYAVSVTGRLPPGVVRELKSRGVIYKSRDTAVKS, encoded by the exons ATGGCTTTGGAAACGGTCCCCAAAGACCTTCGCCATCTGCGAGCATGTCTGCTTTGTTCTCTAGTGAAG accATCGACCAGTTTGAATACGACGGCTGTGACAACTGTGAGTCGTACCTCCAGATGAAGGGGAACCGAGAGATGGTTTATGAATGCACAAGTTCCTCGTTTGATGg TGTGATAGCCATGATGAGTCCTGAGGACAGCTGGGTGGCTAAATGGCAGAGGATAG GCAACTTCAAGCCAGGTGTATATGCAGTGTCAGTGACAGGCAGACTACCTCcag GCGTGGTGAGAGAGTTGAAAAGCAGAGGAGTGATCTACAAATCCAGAGATACGGCGGTGAAGTCATAA
- the hsf5 gene encoding heat shock factor protein 5 isoform X1 — protein sequence MFSSPDKDMDVGGSPLPESINPNNFPAKLWRLVNNPANKAICWDREGQVVIIDKHLFEIQLLFPSPLFNADAFKTSNFSSFVRQLNLYGFRKADPAFLENDTGDSTGCHYFSNPNFKRNHPELVASLRRLTVDNKAKIQAGLDVKIRPPSRYSLVDDGSGDKIMRRGSSSLLSPTHQESPHPYYPNIAQAMTAHNGTPVPPRFLIRGHSAPLSPTVFTTEKGIPVPLRHQYTGVASSASAVDFQQGLLAHANQGNQNYTFNAPNVQYQPGYYSPLCQCYHQNLVASHMAGSELQTGPFSPLGYYQAGYPVNMLCHGDRSQVPKNKEHQELKKCDINLDTIFQIADEMQTPPNSGPVRVMTPEKPGPVLVPFSVTTMLCDNPSGTVEALPLSPSPIIVSVTGNAELVAYGQQEASVVSVPEQMPEDAIVKVDNDEAKYIEVIDLEVTSL from the exons atgtttagTTCTCCAG ACAAAGACATGGATGTTGGTGGAAGTCCACTCCCTGAAAGCATCAACCCTAACAACTTTCCCGCCAAACTGTGGCGTTTGGTGAACAACCCGGCAAATAAAGCCATCTGCTGGGACAGAGAGGGCCAGGTCGTCATCATTGATAAACATCTCTTCGAGATACAGCTCCTGTTTCCCAGCCCCTTGTTCAACGCTGACGCCTTCAAAACGTCCAACTTCTCCAGCTTTGTCCGTCAGCTCAATCTGTATGGCTTCAGGAAAGCCGATCCAGCCTTTCTAGAGAATGACACTGGGGACAGCACAGGgtgtcattatttttccaacCCAAACTTCAAGCGAAACCACCCCGAGCTTGTCGCCAGTCTGAGGAGACTCACTGTTGACAACAAGGCCAAGATACAAGCTGGTCTGGATGTGAAAATTCGGCCCCCGAGTCGATACAGTCTTGTTGATGATGGCAGTGGAGATAAAATCATGAGAAGAG GCAGTTCTTCCCTGCTTAGCCCCACACACCAGGAGTCACCTCATCCTTACTATCCAAACATAGCTCAGGCCATGACGGCGCACAATGGAACCCCGGTCCCACCGCGATTCCTGATAAGGGGTCACTCTGCACCTCTTTCGCCTACTGTCTTCACCACGGAAAAGGGGATACCAGTACCTTTACGCCACCAATACACTGGAGTAGCCTCAAGCGCCAGTGCCGTGGACTTTCAGCAGGGTTTACTGGCCCATGCGAACCAGGGAAATCAAAATTACACTTTTAATGCTCCTAATGTGCAATATCAGCCTGGCTACTATTCCCCAC TTTGCCAGTGTTACCACCAGAACCTTGTGGCATCACATATGGCAGGCAGTGAGCTTCAGACTGGGCCGTTCTCTCCCCTCGGTTATTACCAG GCAGGCTATCCTGTGAATATGTTGTGTCATGGGGACCGCAGCCAGGTCCCAAAGAACAAGGAACACCAGGAGCtgaaaaaatgtgacattaacTTGGACACAATTTTCCAGATTGCCGACGAGATGCAAACTCCACCCAACAGCGGCCCGGTGAGAGTCATGACCCCCGAGAAGCCGGGCCCTGTGTTAGTGCCGTTCTCCGTTACCACCATGCTGTGCGACAATCCTTCTGGCACAGTGGAAGCTCTCCCTTTGAGTCCCAGCCCCATTATAGTGTCTGTGACAGGCAATGCTGAGCTAGTCGCATACGGACAGCAGGAGGCGTCTGTGGTTTCAGTGCCTGAGCAAATGCCTGAGGATGCCATAGTCAAG GTTGACAATGATGAAGCAAAGTACATTGAGGTCATAGATCTCGAGGTAACGTCACTCTGA
- the hsf5 gene encoding heat shock factor protein 5 isoform X2: MFSSPDKDMDVGGSPLPESINPNNFPAKLWRLVNNPANKAICWDREGQVVIIDKHLFEIQLLFPSPLFNADAFKTSNFSSFVRQLNLYGFRKADPAFLENDTGDSTGCHYFSNPNFKRNHPELVASLRRLTVDNKAKIQAGLDVKIRPPSRYSLVDDGSGDKIMRRGSSSLLSPTHQESPHPYYPNIAQAMTAHNGTPVPPRFLIRGHSAPLSPTVFTTEKGIPVPLRHQYTGVASSASAVDFQQGLLAHANQGNQNYTFNAPNVQYQPGYYSPLCQCYHQNLVASHMAGSELQTGPFSPLGYYQIADEMQTPPNSGPVRVMTPEKPGPVLVPFSVTTMLCDNPSGTVEALPLSPSPIIVSVTGNAELVAYGQQEASVVSVPEQMPEDAIVKVDNDEAKYIEVIDLEVTSL, encoded by the exons atgtttagTTCTCCAG ACAAAGACATGGATGTTGGTGGAAGTCCACTCCCTGAAAGCATCAACCCTAACAACTTTCCCGCCAAACTGTGGCGTTTGGTGAACAACCCGGCAAATAAAGCCATCTGCTGGGACAGAGAGGGCCAGGTCGTCATCATTGATAAACATCTCTTCGAGATACAGCTCCTGTTTCCCAGCCCCTTGTTCAACGCTGACGCCTTCAAAACGTCCAACTTCTCCAGCTTTGTCCGTCAGCTCAATCTGTATGGCTTCAGGAAAGCCGATCCAGCCTTTCTAGAGAATGACACTGGGGACAGCACAGGgtgtcattatttttccaacCCAAACTTCAAGCGAAACCACCCCGAGCTTGTCGCCAGTCTGAGGAGACTCACTGTTGACAACAAGGCCAAGATACAAGCTGGTCTGGATGTGAAAATTCGGCCCCCGAGTCGATACAGTCTTGTTGATGATGGCAGTGGAGATAAAATCATGAGAAGAG GCAGTTCTTCCCTGCTTAGCCCCACACACCAGGAGTCACCTCATCCTTACTATCCAAACATAGCTCAGGCCATGACGGCGCACAATGGAACCCCGGTCCCACCGCGATTCCTGATAAGGGGTCACTCTGCACCTCTTTCGCCTACTGTCTTCACCACGGAAAAGGGGATACCAGTACCTTTACGCCACCAATACACTGGAGTAGCCTCAAGCGCCAGTGCCGTGGACTTTCAGCAGGGTTTACTGGCCCATGCGAACCAGGGAAATCAAAATTACACTTTTAATGCTCCTAATGTGCAATATCAGCCTGGCTACTATTCCCCAC TTTGCCAGTGTTACCACCAGAACCTTGTGGCATCACATATGGCAGGCAGTGAGCTTCAGACTGGGCCGTTCTCTCCCCTCGGTTATTACCAG ATTGCCGACGAGATGCAAACTCCACCCAACAGCGGCCCGGTGAGAGTCATGACCCCCGAGAAGCCGGGCCCTGTGTTAGTGCCGTTCTCCGTTACCACCATGCTGTGCGACAATCCTTCTGGCACAGTGGAAGCTCTCCCTTTGAGTCCCAGCCCCATTATAGTGTCTGTGACAGGCAATGCTGAGCTAGTCGCATACGGACAGCAGGAGGCGTCTGTGGTTTCAGTGCCTGAGCAAATGCCTGAGGATGCCATAGTCAAG GTTGACAATGATGAAGCAAAGTACATTGAGGTCATAGATCTCGAGGTAACGTCACTCTGA